From Acropora muricata isolate sample 2 chromosome 14, ASM3666990v1, whole genome shotgun sequence, one genomic window encodes:
- the LOC136898788 gene encoding DNA ligase 1-like, with translation MSISMNELQERRRSLQRAPPPKAPRVLAKSETMPKKTPTEDTNGLADFAQLIPGFQLKKTGMRDSLIAKDVDNQHVNKKNEEPETELMKAIRRRKEQVGDIEEETKSNKPKPKPKPKIQPRPTPKKRNTSSSSEDSVKEIPPQVNKNSGNGDPHGEPRLRNLPTLESLGKPPVKPLKPEHLVKLLANYSKGDIVIARRRTTLNRSITNSTVIPESNSSFEQEDYDDLSEIKEGIQGSDNVFPENGLRHENRDNKFPANGDKAKEPREEEGIFEENYDDVDMIAEQVKEINKGFVGGEENYDDVDMIAEQVKEMNKGFVGGEESYDDVDMIAEQVKEMNKDFVGGEESYDDLDTVAEKVQSQLRNDFKTESVEKFGEEFYEAVGSKAEGNKSGDDGFDSPVESKFSSSATPPSAQVKEKANKSMSKKELEQQKKREREEQKKKKDEEKRREREEREEKRRKEEEKRKRERDDKDLRKKHKLKPGVEGSGVGEAKSNFRGDGKHELPVKEGEMLTIMCEDGCPSGKCLVKNNEGHLGYVPKEIITRQINSQGNDDSEIITEDFYEDVDQYQSSGPKEGTHEPELYDDLAEEDAITEDIYEELPDDS, from the exons ATGTCGATTTCAATGAATGAATTACAAGAGAGGAGGCGTTCCTTGCAACGTGCACCTCCACCTAAAGCACCAAGGGTTTTGGCAAAATCTGAAACAATGCCGAAAAAGACGCCAACAGAAGATACAAATGGCCTTGCAGATTTTGCTCAGCTTATCCCTGGTTTTCAACTAAAAAAGACTGGTATGCGTGACAGCTTAATTGCTAAGGATGTTGATAACCAGCAcgtgaacaaaaaaaatgaggaACCAGAAACTGAACTAATGAAGGCGATTAGGCGAAGAAAGGAACAAGTTGGGGATATAGAAGAGGAAACAAAGTCCAATAAACCGAAGCCAAAACCTAAGCCCAAAATCCAACCCCGCCCTACGCCCAAGAAGAGAAATACTTCGAGTTCATCTGAGGACAGCGTTAAAGAAATTCCCCCTCAGGTAAATAAGAATAGTGGCAATGGAGATCCTCATGGAGAACCAAGGCTTCGTAATTTACCAACACTTGAGAGCCTTGGGAAACCACCTGTCAAGCCTCTTAAACCGGAACATCTGGTCAAGTTGCTGGCAAACTACTCCAAAGGGGATATTGTGATTGCTCGGCGACGAACCACATTGAATAGGAGTATTACAAATAGCACAG TTATTCCAGAGAGTAACTCAAGCTTTGAGCAGGAGGATTATGATGATCTAAGTGAAATTAAAGAAGGGATTCAAGGAAGTGACAATG TTTTTCCAGAGAATGGCCTTCGGCATGAAAATCGTGATAATAAATTTCCAGCCAATGGTGACAAAGCCAAGGAACCAAGAGAAGAGGAAG GGATTTTTGAAGAGAATTATGATGATGTGGACATGATTGCTGAGCAAGTGAAGGAAATTAATAAAGGCTTTGTAGGGGGGGAGGAGAATTACGATGATGTGGACATGATTGCTGAGCAAGTGAAGGAAATGAATAAAGGCTTTGTAGGGGGGGAGGAGAGCTATGATGATGTGGACATGATTGCTGAGCAAGTGAAGGAAATGAATAAAGACTTTGTAGGGGGGGAGGAGAGCTATGATGACTTAGACACCGTAGCAGAAAAAGTGCAGTCACAGTTGAGGAACG ATTTTAAAACTGAGAGTGTGGAGAAATTTGGGGAAGAATTTTATGAAGCAGTAGGGTCCAAGGCAGAAGGTAACAAAAGCGGTGACGATGGTTTTGACTCACCTGTTGAAAGTAAATTCTCATCATCGGCGACTCCTCCAAG TGCACAAGTTAAagagaaagcaaacaaaagcATGAGTAAGAAGGAATTGGAGCAGCAGAAGAAAAGAGAACGTGAggaacagaaaaagaagaaagatgaAGAGAAAAGAAGGGAAAGGGAGGAACGGGAGGAAAAGAGAAGGAAGGAAGAGGAGAAGCGAAAACGGGAAAGAGATGATAAAGATCTCCGGAAAAAACACAAG CTAAAACCAGGGGTAGAGGGCAGTGGCGTTGGAGAAGCAAAGAGTAACTTCCGAGGAGATGGCAAGCATGAGCTTCCGGTAAAGGAAGGAGAAATGCTGACAATTATGTGTGAAGATGGATGCCCTTCAGGAAAATGTCTCGTTAAAAACAACGAAGGCCACT TGGGTTATGTACCAAAAGAAATCATCACTCGCCAG ATCAATAGCCAAGGAAATGATGACAG